The proteins below come from a single Panicum hallii strain FIL2 chromosome 7, PHallii_v3.1, whole genome shotgun sequence genomic window:
- the LOC112901742 gene encoding hydroxycinnamoyltransferase 2-like, protein MVNEAIKEHGGHEVAVTVAPALPVQGCRLALSNLDLLLPPLDVSLFFCYPHPAPTVAALKEALAKTLVAYYPLAGEVVPNADGEPELLCNGRGVDFTVATAAGVELREVQLGAVDEGVEKLVPAKKAGGVVAVKVTKFGCGGAVVGCTFDHRVCDAYSFNMFLVAWAAAARTGSPAAPAPSFRRSLVAPRDPPLRAPSTDALIDRLFCPRSAAPPPPAVAASSVNRIYRVSAADIAALKASAGPGRTKLEAFTAHLWRLCSRAASPRQSQCCMGVVVDGRTRMSPDGAMRVYFGNVLTIPYGVTGSEDLRRMSLADVAGDVHRWVAEAATGEHFRGLVDWVEALRPKPAAARAYLGGTGGNEAMACIVSSGMSFPVGKADFGTGLPAFASYHFPWPAGAGYVMPMPSARGDGDWVVYVHVAPELAKVMEEEPTVFQALENSYVFQ, encoded by the exons ATGGTGAACGAGGCCATCAAAGAGCACGGCGGCCACGAGGTGGCCGTCACGGTGGCGCCGGCGCTGCCGGTGCAGGGGTGCCGCCTGGCGCTGTCCAACCTGGACCTCCTCCTGCCGCCGCTCGACGTCAGCCTCTTCTTCTGCTACCCCCACCCGGCGCCCACCGTGGCCGCGCTCAAGGAGGCGCTGGCCAAGACGCTGGTGGCGTACTACCCGCTGGCCGGCGAGGTGGTGCCCAACGCCGACGGCGAGCCGGAGCTGCTGTGCAACGGCCGCGGCGTGGATTTCACggtggcgaccgcggccggCGTCGAGCTGCGGGAGGTCCAGCTGGGCGCCGTGGACGAGGGCGTTGAGAAGCTGGTGCCCGCCAAGAAGGCTGGCGGTGTTGTGGCAGTTAAG GTGACCAAGTTCGGGTGCGGCGGCGCCGTCGTTGGCTGCACCTTCGACCACCGCGTCTGCGACGCCTACTCCTTCAACATGTTCCTCGTCGCGTGGGCCGCGGCCGCCCGTACTGGAAGCCCCGCAGCGCCGGCCCCGTCCTTCCGCCGCTCCCTCGTCGCCCCGCGCGACCCGCCGCTGCGCGCGCCGTCCACCGACGCCCTGATCGACCGCCTGTTCTGCccgcgcagcgccgcgccgcccccacCTGCCGTCGCCGCGAGTTCGGTCAACCGGATCTACCGCGTATCCGCCGCGGATATCGCTGCGCTGAAGGCGtcggcggggccggggcgcaCGAAGCTGGAGGCGTTCACGGCGCACCTGTGGCGGCTGTGCTCCAGGGCGGCCTCCCCGCGCCAGAGCCAGTGCTGCATGGGCGTGGTCGTGGACGGGCGCACCCGCATGTCCCCCGACGGCGCCATGAGGGTCTACTTCGGCAACGTGCTCACCATCCCCTACGGCGTCACCGGCTCGGAGGACCTCCGCCGCATGAGCCTTGCCGACGTGGCGGGCGACGTGCACCGGTGGGTGGCGGAGGCCGCCACCGGCGAGCACTTCCGGGGTCTCGTGGACTGGGTGGAGGCGCTGCGGCccaagccggcggcggcgagggcgtaCCTGGGAGGCACCGGCGGGAACGAGGCGATGGCGTGCATCGTGTCGTCCGGGATGAGCTTCCCCGTGGGGAAAGCGGACTTCGGGACGGGGCTACCCGCGTTCGCGTCGTACCACTTCCCGTGGCCCGCCGGCGCCGGGTACGTGATGCCGATGCCGAGCGCGCGCGGGGACGGCGACTGGGTGGTGTACGTGCACGTGGCTCCGGAGCTGGCCAAGGTGATGGAGGAGGAGCCCACCGTGTTCCAAGCCCTGGAGAACAGCTACGTGTTCCAGTGA